The proteins below come from a single Miscanthus floridulus cultivar M001 chromosome 1, ASM1932011v1, whole genome shotgun sequence genomic window:
- the LOC136536543 gene encoding uncharacterized protein, producing the protein MTTPCPGAAAVRAHWTARSLAGAFLDLTLAWACLCLAALAAVAARLLSLLGLPLPCTCARPHLPCLLAFLACYPSRAVGSLHAALRARFPFAGPTDGEDHRQEGAEEEGEEQAAVDAWKEETDLCRREEARAELQRELEKERSASASATEEAMSMILRLQKEKSALEIEARQQRRTADERCAFYEDEVEELRDIVLVREREARALRKEVDAYRRLLGLGAAEDDEEEDDEQEMVTPHSFLMSEGEPSSSKSVDANRMQHFGNDSSGFSFKTPSLREQPMVPPLAAGRINVGSDDSVSVQTPAKVPTPQSRLKLDSFEDEDEDDGAETVEILPLSARSQDLDQGGDFHVDAAPGMESTWTKDTCTKEQAAHAFQEVECPGIDKIVNDQTESKNDANVYDVHVVDDIRFSTEVKGLIGRSFSEATMQAERLQTRAAADDLLGKSLNAIKGAQDKIRHAANERRQSLQLQLLEDIANQLQGIKDAAEAGRQVYCAAPKISKRS; encoded by the coding sequence ATGACGACGCCGTGCCCGGGCGCCGCGGCCGTGCGCGCCCACTGGACGGCGCGCTCCCTGGCGGGGGCGTTTCTCGACCTCACGCTCGCCTGGGCCTGCCTCTgcctcgccgcgctcgccgccgtcgccgcgcgcCTCCTCTCgttgctcggcctcccgctccccTGCACCTGCGCGCGCCCGCACCTGCCCTGTCTCCTCGCCTTCCTGGCGTGCTACCCATCCCGCGCCGTCGGGTCCCTCCACGCCGCCCTACGCGCCCGCTTCCCCTTCGCCGGCCCCACCGATGGCGAGGACCACCGTCAGGAGGGGGCGGAGGAAGAGGGGGAGGAGCAGGCGGCTGTCGACGCGTGGAAGGAGGAAACGGATCTTTGTCGCCGCGAGGAGGCGCGCGCCGAGCTGCAGCGGGAGCTCGAGAAAGAGCGCAGCGCCTCGGCGTCGGCGACCGAGGAGGCCATGTCCATGATCCTGCGCCTGCAGAAGGAGAAGTCGGCGCTCGAGATCGAGGCGCGACAGCAGCGCCGCACCGCTGACGAGCGCTGTGCCTTCTAcgaggacgaggtcgaggagcTCCGGGACATCGTGCTCGTGCGGGAGCGCGAGGCGCGCGCGCTGCGCAAGGAGGTGGACGCCTACCGACGCCTGCTCGGGCTTGGCGCTgccgaggatgacgaggaggaggatgacgagcaGGAGATGGTCACGCCGCATAGTTTCCTCATGTCCGAAGGAGAGCCCAGCTCGTCCAAATCGGTCGATGCGAATCGGATGCAACATTTTGGGAATGATTCTTCTGGGTTCAGCTTCAAGACGCCATCACTGCGTGAGCAACCAATGGTGCCGCCTCTTGCTGCGGGTCGAATCAATGTGGGAAGCGATGATAGTGTTTCTGTTCAGACGCCGGCCAAAGTTCCCACGCCTCAATCAAGGCTGAAGCTAGATAGctttgaggatgaggatgaggatgatggagCAGAGACAGTGGAAATCCTCCCCCTGTCCGCCCGGAGCCAAGATTTGGATCAAGGTGGCGATTTCCATGTTGATGCTGCACCAGGTATGGAATCTACCTGGACCAAGGATACTTGTACCAAGGAACAGGCAGCTCATGCATTTCAGGAAGTCGAGTGTCCGGGTATAGACAAGATTGTCAATGACCAGACAGAAAGTAAGAATGATGCCAATGTCTATGATGTGCACGTGGTCGATGACATACGCTTCTCAACAGAAGTCAAGGGCCTGATTGGCCGAAGCTTCTCAGAGGCAACAATGCAAGCAGAGAGATTACAGACTCGAGCTGCTGCAGATGATCTCCTTGGGAAAAGTCTGAATGCCATTAAAGGTGCACAGGACAAGATAAGGCACGCAGCAAATGAAAGGAGGCAGTCATTACAGTTGCAACTCTTAGAGGACATAGCTAATCAGCTTCAGGGAATCAAGGATGCTGCCGAAGCAGGGAGACAAGTGTACTGTGCTGCTCCTAAAATCTCCAAGAGGAGCTAG